The Salvelinus fontinalis isolate EN_2023a chromosome 9, ASM2944872v1, whole genome shotgun sequence genome has a window encoding:
- the il34 gene encoding interleukin-34 has protein sequence MVRSTAWLLGALLGLICVLPPVLMTPRTAQCTSLKTLKNKLIGRRRNMKHNLPINYTIRVHYEEVFKLSNITRLRARVEDLEDGDLQDVWLLVNQEVLKRILRVLPVRHPSYKYTTDLEDLFRKVQQVFPPQSDEREPPERIEEIYKRVKEIDSKGWRFVTPKSLLDNCYRTMHCLFKDCFPSEDREQDYCGLPHWRKGRKRLQ, from the exons ATGGTCCGGTCAACAGCCTGGCTCCTGGGAGCTCTATTGG GTTTGATATGTGTACTACCACCTGTTTTGATGACGCCCAGAACAGCCCAGTGCACGTCTTTGAAGACGTTGAAAAACAAACTCATAGGCAGAAGACGTAACATG AAACACAATTTACCCATTAATTACACCATCAGAGTTCACTATGAGGAGGTCTTCAAACTCAGCAACATCACCAGGCTG AGGGCGAGGGTGGAGGATCTGGAAGACGGGGACCTGCAGGATGTGTGGCTGTTGGTCAACCAGGAGGTGTTGAAGAGGATTCTGAGGGTCTTGCCAGTGAGACACCCCTCCTACAAGTACACCACCGACCTGGAGGATCTCTTCAGGAAGGTCCAACAGGTGTTCCCACCACAGAGTGATGAG AGAGAGCCACCAGAGCGAATAGAGGAGATCTACAAAAGGGTTAAGGAGATTGACTCAAAAGGCTGGAGGTTCGTGACTCCCAAATCTCTGTTGGATAACTGCTATCGGACAATGCACTGTCTCTTCAAAGACTGCTTTCCCAGTGAAGACAGAGAGCAAGACT ATTGTGGCTTACCTCACTGGCGGAAGGGCAGAAAGAGACTACAGTAA